Part of the Polaribacter sp. Hel1_33_78 genome is shown below.
TCTTCTGTTCCGATAGAAACACCTAAAGCCGTAAACATATTTTTGATCTCTTCATTTTCAAAAACCTTATGTTGCATTGCTTTTTCAACATTCAAGATTTTTCCACGAAGTGGAAGAATGGCTTGAAAATTTCTATCACGTCCTTGTTTTGCTGTTCCACCTGCAGAATCTCCCTCAACTAAGAAAATTTCACATTGTGCTGGATCTGTTTCTGAACAATCAGATAATTTACCAGGCAAACCACCAATACTCATGACTGTTTTACGCTGCACCATTTCACGAGCTTTACGCGCTGCGTGCCTTGCTGTAGCTGCTAAAATTACTTTTTGAACTATTATTTTAGCATCATTAGGATTTTCTTCTAAATAATCAGTTAACATCTCTGAAACTGCTTGCGAAACCGCAGAAGTTACTTCTCTATTTCCTAATTTAGTTTTAGTTTGTCCCTCAAATTGTGGTTCTGCAACTTTTACAGATATAATTGCAGTTAAACCTTCTCTAAAGTCGTCACCAGCAATTTCAAATTTTACATTTTTAAGTAATCCAGAGTTGTCAGCATATTTTTTTAATGTTCCAGTTAAACCACGTCTAAAACCAGATAAATGCGTTCCACCTTCATGGGTATTAATGTTATTTACATAAGAATGTAGGTTTTCTGCATAAGACGTATTGTATACCATCGCAACTTCAACCGGTATTCCATTTTTTTCACCTTCCATAGAAATCACATTCGCCGTTAATTGCTCACGTGTTGAATCTAGGTATCTAATAAATTCAGGTAAACCTTCATCACTATGAAAAGTTTCTGTTGTAAAATTTCCTTCATCATCAGTGCTTCGTCTATCCGTTAAAGTAATTGTAATTCCTTTATTTAGATAAGACAATTCGCGCATACGCGTTGCCAGCGTATCGTAGTTGTAGTCAGTGGTTTGTGTAAAGATTGTTTTATCTGGTGAAAAAGTAACAATAGTTCCCGTAAAATCCGTTTCTCCAATTGTTTTCACTGGGTACAACGCTTTTCCTTGAGAATATTCTTGTTGCCATACTTTCCCTTCTTTATGAACGGTTGCTGTTAAATGTTGTGATAATGCATTTACACAAGAAACACCAACACCATGCAATCCTCCAGAAACTTTATAGGAATCTTTATCAAATTTACCACCAGCACCAATTTTTGTCATCACAACTTGTAATGCAGAAACGCCTTCTTTTTTGTGAATACCTACAGGAATTCCACGTCCATTATCTTTAGTGGTAATAGAATTATCTTCGTTAATAGTAACATTAATCGTATCACAATAACCACCCATTGCTTCATCAATAGAATTATCTACAACTTCATATACTAAATGATGTAAACCTCTGGTACCAACATCGCCAATATACATAGATGGACGCATTCTTACATGCTCCATTCCTTCTAATGCCTGAATACTGGAAGCATCATAATTATTTTTTTTGTCTTCGCTCATTATAAAAGTGAATTATTAATTTTTTAGGTTGATGAAATCCGTCTTACAGAACGAACTTATTGAACTCAAATTTACGGTTTTATCAATTGATTTAAAGTCTTTTTAGCGATTTTGTTTTAAAATTATCAACATTTGTTAAAAACAAAAAAAGCTCTTAAAAGGCTTAAAAATGAGTTTAATTTTAATTCCTTAAATTTTGATTAAGAATGTAATTTCATAAATTAAAAAAATCTCGCATTTGCGAGATTTTTAAAGATGTTATTTTTTAAAATCAAAGAAATGATCTCTAATTTCTTATAATTTTCACATTCATTTCTTCTACTTTTTTATCCGATAAAATAGAAGGAGCATTGAAAAGTAAATCTTCAGAAGTTCCTGTTTTAGGAAAGGCCATTACCTCTCTTATAGAGGCTTTCTTTTCTAAGATCATCATTAAACGATCTACACCCCAAGCAATTCCACCATGAGGAGGTGCTCCATATTGAAATGCTTTATACATGGTTCCAACACTTTTCATCATTTCTTCTTTGTTGTACCCCATATTTTTATAGGTTGCTTCTAAAATTTCTGCTTTGTGCGCGCGAACTGAACCTCCGCCAATTTCATAACCATTCAATATTAAATCATATTGTTGAGCAATGATGGTTCCAATTTCTTCTCTATCTCCATTCAGGTGCTTTTCTAAATCATAGATTGCAGGCATGGAAAATGGATTGTGTGTAAATGTCCATCTTCCCTCATCTGTTTTTTCAAACATTGGAAAATCTACGACCCAAGCTGGGCGTAATTCTTTAGGATTGATTAGTTTTAAAATGCGGCCCATTTCTTGGCGAACAGCATCTAAAGCCTTGTTTGCTGTTGCATAATCTGCTGCTGAGAAAAAGACAATATCACCAATTTGAGCATCAGTTGCTATTATAATGTTGGCGGCAATTTCTTCCCCTAAAAACTTAATAATTGGCGATTGTAAATCATTTTCATTTACAATTATATATGCCAAACCACCTAAGCCATTTTGTTGTGCAATGGCAGTTAAGTTTTCAATTTGACCTTTAGACATGCGTTTGTTTCCTTGTTCTTTTGCAGAAACTTTGATGCATTTTACAATTCCTCCATCATCAATAGGTTTGCTGAAAACTTGAAATGTTGTGTCTTTTACAATATCTGTAATATCTTGCATTTGCAATCCATAACGTAAATCTGGTCTATCACAACCATATTTATCCATCGCATTTTTGTAAGTGATCACTTCAAAAGGTTGTAGAATCCATTTTTTACCATAGATTTTTTTTACAACTTCATTAAACATTTTCGTGTTTAAATCTATGATTTGCTGCATACTTGCGTAAGCCATTTCAATGTCTAATTGCGTAAATTCTGGTTGACGATCTCCACGCGAATCTTCATCTCTAAAACAACGTGCAATTTGAAAATATTTTTCAAATCCACCAACCATTAGCATTTGCTTAAACTGCTGCGGAGCTTGCGGCAAAGTATAAAAAGAACCCGCTTGTTTTCTTGTAGGAACAATAAATTCTCTTGCTCCTTCATCTGTACCTGCGGTTAAAATTGGTGTTTCAATCTCTAAGAATTCTTCTTCGTCCAAGATATCTCGTAAAAGTTTAATTACTTTATGACGATTTACAATTGCTTTTCGAACATCATCATTTCTATGATCTAAAAATTTGTATTGAAAACGAACATTTTCATTTGTTTTAGTCGCTCTTTTTATTTCAAAAGGAAGCGTTTTAGATAAGTTTAATATTTCTAAAGCAGCTGTCTCTAATTCAATTTTACCAGTTCTTAAACCTGCGTTATAATCATCTTCATTTCTTTGAACTACAATTCCCGCAACCATTATTACAGTTTCCGGTTTTAGTTTTACAAGTTCATCCAAGTTAGGAAACGTTTCCCTACTTAAGCGTACTTGAAAAATTTGGTTACTTGAATCGCGTAAATCAATAAAAATTAATTCTCCATGATCACGAACACTTGCCACCCAACCTGACAAAGTTATTTCTTCGTTAATTGAATTTTCTGATAACTGAGAAATTTTATGTGTTCTGTATTCTTCTTTTATGATAATTGGAATTTCAGGGAGTGTTTCTTCTTCTATTTTTGTTTTTTGCTTTGCACCATTCCTTGTAGTTTGTTCTTTCTTAGGATATGCTTTTTCATTTGCAGCTTCATCAGAAAGAGAATTTAAAATTTCTTGTCTAATAACTTTACCTGAAGCTCCTTTTCCAATAATAGCAATTACTTTACCTACAAGAATTCCTGCTTTACCAAGGTTGCCAGCTTTAATATCGTTGGCAATTATCTCATTTTTTGCAATTACTTTTTGAACAGCGTCTTTGATTTTATCCTCAGAAATTGTGTTGTCTTCAAAGTACTTTTTGTAATCAAAAGTTCTGTCTTTTAAGTAACTTATAATTCCGTTTTGGATTAAAACTGCTGTAATTTTTTCTTCCTTAAATAACTGAAAAATTTCAGTTAAGTGGGCTACGCTATGAATGTTTGCATATTCCTCTGCCCCAATATTATTGACTAATGTTTTTGCAACAAAAGAAGGGTCTTTGATTACATTATTAATAGCAACAAAAGTTTTTGAACGCAAAGAATCTGCGGTAAAAAATTTTGCATCTTGTGGTAAAACGCCACCTTTTATCAAAATAGATTCAACGGCAAAAGGTAACGCGCTTAAATCAACTTCGATATTTTCTACAACTTGTTTAATGTTTACAAGAGGTAAGTCTGGTTCAGAAATAAATCTATAATCAGCTTCAAACTCTTTTGTACGCATCGTTTTGGTTTGCTTTAAGTCAGCATCCCATAAAACCGTAGTCTGTTCGGGTCTAAATTCTCTATTCTCTATATAATAATTTAGTTGCTTTTCAATTTCTTCCTTTAAAGCTTCCACCATAAACTTAAACGAATTCAAGTTTTTAATTTCTGTACGAGGATTTAAATTATAGCTATGTTTTTTACGAAGTGATACAGAAACATCAGACTTAAATTCTCCCTTTTCAAGGTTTGCTTCAGATATTTTTAAATTCTGAACAATTCGCTGAATGTATTGTGCATATGTTGAAGCGTCTTCAATATTACGAATACACGGTTCTGTTACAATCTCGATTAACGGAACTCCAGCTTTGTTGAAATCAACTAAAGAAACTTTCTTTTCGTGTATTAATTTAGCCGCATCTTCTTCAATGTGAACTTGCGTTAAATTTACGGTAAATTGAGAACCATCATTTCTAAAACAAGAAACTTCACCATCTGGAATTATGGGGTTGTGAAACTGCGTAATTTGAATGTTCTTTGGATTGTCTGGATATTCGTAATGTTTTCTATCCCAAGAAATCACTTCATTATTAAAAGTAGATTTCACTGCTTTTCCAAAATAAATAGCCTTCTTAATAGCTTCTTTATTAAGGGAAGGTAAAACTCCCATTTGGCCAGTACAAACAGAACATATGTTCTGATTAGGTTTTTCTATTTCTTGATTTGCACAAGAACAAAATAACTTAGAGTTTGTATTTAATCGAACATGGGTTTCTAGTCCAATTACTAGCTCTAGATCGTGGGCTTGTAGTAATTTATTTAATTGCTCTAGTTCCATTATATCGTATCTTTTAAGAAGTTAGCAAACTTCAAAACGAGTTTATCCTTATTTTTTGCAGCTGTAATTTGTAAACCTGTTGCTGTTCCTTGAGGTACAGTTATGGTTGGCAGTTGTCCTAAACTAAAACCAACTGTAAACGCATCTGACAAATACATGGACAAAGGATCTTTTAAACTTTCTCCGATTTTTGGGGGTTTGTTTGGAGTGACTGGTGATAAAATAACATCCACTTCTTTGAAATCTTTTTCAAAATTTTCAGCAATTTGATCTCTCAAGTTTAATCCTTTTAAATAAATTTCATCAGAAAAACCTTGAGATAGCACCTGATTTCCACCAACAATTCTACGTTTTGTTTCTTCTGAAAAATTTTCTGAACGCGTTATTGAATACGATTCTTTTAAATTAGCACCTTCAATTCTATGACCATAATTTGTGCCATCTAGTCTTGATAAATTAGACGCAGTTTCCGCCATTGCTAATGTGTAATAAGCAGAAACTAGGGTCTCTGATTCAAAGAAATCTAATTCTTTTACTTGAATTCCTTGCGCTTTTATCTTCGCTATGGAGGTTAAAAAAGCTGTTTTTATTTCTGAATCAATGGCATCATTTTCTATAAAGTTCTTAAAATACCCAACTGTTTTTATATCATCAGCATTCACAATCGATTCTTGTGAGATGCTTTTAGATTGATTTGTAGTTTGATCTTTGGAGTCTTTTCCGCTCATTACATTCAATACAATTCTAATATCTTCTATAGATTTTGCTATCGGTCCCACACAATCTGTTGAGGATGCGTAGGCCATCAATCCAAAACGTGAAATTCTACCATACGTTGGCTTAAAACCGAAAACATTATTATAACCTGCAGGTTGGCGAATAGAACCTCCTGTGTCTCCGCCGATAGAAAAAACAGTGAAGTCTTTTGCAACATTTACTGCAGAGCCTCCACTTGAGCCTCCTGCAACTAAAGTAGGGTCTATGGCATTTTTCACAGCTCCAAAAATGGTGTTTTCAGATGATGAACCATGCCCAAAGCTATCGCAATTTTCTTTTACTAATGGAATTGCGCCAGCATCTAGCAATTTTTGAATGGCCGTTGCCGTATATGGAGATTTGTAATTTTTTAATAAATCAGAACTTGCGGTTGCGCAAGTACCTTGCAGCATGAATACGTCTTTAATTCCGAACGGGATTCCTTCTAACAAACCAATTTCTTCTCCGTTTTTAATTTTAGCATCCACTTTTGTTGCTAATTTTAAAGCGATTTCATCTAAAATTGAATTCACGGTATTATGAGTATTCAATTTTAATAAATCTAATCTTTCTTGCACTAATGCTGTACAAGTAATTTTTTTATTCACCAATTGCTGATGAATTTTATGTATTTGAGATTCCATAACTATTCTTCTATTACTTTAGAAACTACTAAATAGCCATTCTTTTCTTTTGGAAAGTTTTCTATTATAATTTCTTTTTCGATTTGAGAACTTTCGATTATACAATCTTCTCTTAAATCATTTAAAGAAACTGCATTATTATGATTGTTATTAAAGTAATTATTATTTATTGAATTGGCGTTTTTAATGGCTTCAAATAATTTATTTACAGACTCAGATGGCTGCGCTCCTTTAATACTAGACAATACGTCTACTGTCATAATTTTACTCATCTTTCTTTTTATTTTAGTTTTATATTAAAACTTTAAGGCGGCAAAACTACAAAAGTTTTGTTTCTGATTAAAGTATAAAATAAAGAAAACACACCAACAATTTATGGTGTAAATCATTGGTGCGTTCATTAATTCAGTAAATTCAATTCAAACAAATTGTTTTCGAGGGCAAATTACCGTTTTTTTATTGTTATTTTACATCATATTTTTTAAATTAGTTATAATTTCAAACTAATATTGACAATATGATTTTTAAGTGTAGTTTAAAATCTAATTTATGACTCGTTTTTTATTTACCGATGAAATTAAAGAAAAAAACTTGCATAAAATTTGTTCAAATAAAATTTGGTGGCTACATTTGTACTTCAATGAAAAAACAACATAACATTTGGTGGTGGAGCTCTCTTAGAAAATAAGTGAGAACAATCCTATATGTATACAACATAACAAAAAAGGCTTATCTCATGATAAGCCTTTTTTTATGATAAATTTTTATCATTCAAATAAAAATACTGAATTCAATTCAGCATCAAAATGAAAAAAATACAATTTAAGACAATTTTTAAAACCAAGATAGCCGATACAATTACGCCAGTAGGCTTGTACTTGCGTTTCAGAGACAAATATGCAAATACTTTGCTTTTGGAAAGTTCAGATTATCATAGTAAAGAAGAAAGTTTTTCTTTTATAGCTATTGAACCAATTATTTCAATGAAAGTAGATAATTATCAGTTTTCGGTTTCTCATAAAGGAACACAAATTGATGAACAACCTATCAATAAAAATTTTTACGAGTTATTTGATAAATTCACAGATTCAATAGCATTAGATTGTCCTGCCGAATTAAAATCATTTAATGGTTTATACGGCTACACAACGTTCGATTCTGTTCAATATTTCGAAAATATTCAATTTAAAAACAAGAAAGCACCTTCTGCAATTCCAGAAATGCAATACAGTTTTTATCGTTTTATTATCGCTATCAATCATTTTAATGATGAAATGACCTTAATAGAAAATATTGAAGAAGGAACGGAATCTCGTATTACAGAAATTCAAACTATTATAGATGCTCAAGCATTTAATACACAGAGATTTGAAATTGTAGGAGAAGAAACTTCAAATACAACTGGAGAAGAATTTATAGATTACGTTAGAAAAGCAAAGTCGCATTGTAAAAGAGGAGATGTCTTTCAATTGGTTTTATCCCGTCAATTTCAACAAAAATTTAAAGGAGATGAATTTAATGTCTATAGAGCATTGCGTTCTATAAATCCATCACCATATTTGTTTTATTTCGATTACGGTTCATTCAAGTTGATGGGGTCTTCACCAGAAGCACAGATTAAAATTTCTGAAGGAAAAGCGATCATCAATCCAATAGCTGGTACTTTCAGAAGAACCGGTGATATGGCAGAGGATATTAAATTGGGGAAAAAATTAGCTGCAGATAAAAAGGAAACTGCAGAACACGTAATGTTGGTAGACTTAGCTCGAAATGATTTAAGTAAACATGCCGATAATGTTACTGTTGATGTATTTAAAGAAGTACAATATTTCAGTCACGTAATTCATTTGGTTTCTACAGTTTCTGGGAAGTTAAAAGGAAATCCGATTGAAATAGTTGGAGACACTTTTCCTGCAGGGACTTTAAGTGGAGCACCAAAGTACAAAGCAATGAAGTTGATTGACAAATATGAAAATCAAACTCGTGGTTTTTATGGCGGAGCAGTCGGGATTATCGGGTTAGATGGTTCTGTGAATTTGGCAATTGCAATTCGTTCTTTTGTGAGTAAAAATAATGTATTGTATTATCAGGCGGGAGCGGGAATTGTGATCCATTCCGATGAAGAAAAGGAATTACAGGAAGTAAATAATAAATTAGCAGCGTTAAAGAAAGCGCTGATTTTAGCAGAGAATATTTAGGGCGTTTTAACAGGCTTTCCACTATATCTTTTTTCCAAAAAAGAAAAAAAGGATGCCGTTTCAATCCTTAACGCAAGCTGAGAAATTTAAAAGAGATTTGATTACAATGAAACAAATCCACAATTAAACGATTACACAACATAAGAATATGAAAATATTAATCTTAGATAATTACGACTCTTTCACCTATAACTTAGTTCATATGGTGGAAAAAATCACAGGAAATTTTCCAGCAGTTTTTAGAAATGACGAAATCAGTATTGCAGATGTAGGAAACTATGATATGATTATGTTGTCTCCTGGACCTGGAATTCCAGAGGAAGCAGGAATCTTAAAAGATGTAATTAAAACGTACGCAGGAATAAAACCAATATTCGGAGTTTGTTTAGGTTTACAGGCAATTACAGAAGTTTTCGGAGGAAATATTATTAATTTAGAAGATGTTTTTCATGGAGTTGCCACAGAAATGAGGATCGCAGACCCTTCAGCCATTATTTTTAAAGATGTTCCAGAAACGTTTATGGCGGCACGTTATCATTCTTGGGCAGCAACAGATGAAGGTTTTCCAGAAGAAATACAAGTAACAGCGAGAGATGAAGATGGGTTAATTCAAGCCATTGAGCATAAAATATTTCCAATTTCAGCAGTTCAATTTCACCCAGAATCTATTTTAACAGATGTTGGTGAGCAATTGGTTACTAATTTTATCAATGCGAATTCATAATGAAAGCAATTTTAAATAAATTATATAATCACGAGAGATTGTCGAAATCTGAAGCAAAACAAATATTAATAGATATTGCTGCAGAGAAATACAATGACGCACATTTAGCATCATTTATGACTGTTTTTATGATGCGTCCAATTACGGTTCAGGAACTGTCGGGTTTTAGAGAGGCTTTAAAAGAACTTTCTATAAAAGTAGATTTATCAGATTATAGTACTATTGATATCGTTGGAACCGGAGGAGATGGAAAAGATACTTTCAATATTTCAACATTAACTTCCTTTATCGTGGCAGGAACGGGTCAGAAAGTAGCAAAACACGGTAATTACTCAGTGTCTTCTCAATCTGGTTCTTCAGATATGTTAGCTAGTTTTGGGTATCAATTTACGAACGATGAAAGTGTTTTGAAGGCACATTTAGAGAAAGCAAATATTTGTTTTTTACACGCACCAAAATTTCATCCAGCGATGAAAGCTGTCGGACCAACTAGAAAAGCATTGGCTTTAAAAACGTTTTTTAATATGTTAGGACCTTTAGTAAACCCAAGTTCACCAAAAAATCAACTACTAGGAACTTTTAACATGGAAATTGCGCGTTTGTATAATTATATTTTACAGGAAGAAAATATCAATTATGGTATTGTTCATGCGTTAGATGGTTATGATGAAATATCATTAACAGGCGGATTTAAATTGTTTACTAAAAATGGAGAACAAATTATAAACCCAGAAGATTTAGGACAGAAAAGAATACAACAATCAGAAATTTTTGGAGGGAATTCAGTTTCCGATGCTGCTAAAATCTTTAAAACTATTTTAGAAGGGAACGGAACAGAAGCTCAGAATAATGTGGTGTTAACAAATGCTGCGTTTGCTTTAAAAATAGTGGATGAAACCAAGAGTTTTGAAACTGCTTTTTCAGAAGCAAAAGATTCGCTTTTCGGTTTAAAAGCAAAACAAATTTTAGAAAAATTAGTACGTCTTTAGAATGAAAAAAAAGAAGAACTTAATTTCAATTATTCCCGCATTTTTATTAATGGGGGCAGCAGTTGGTATTCAGACAAAAAACTTAACGAAACATGCTGTTATTGGTTTAATTGTCGGAATTATAGTTTATTTTTTTTTAAAATTTAGAAATAAAAATAGTAGTAAAACAAAGTCTTAGTATGACAATTTTAGATAAAATAATAGCATTTAAAAAGAAGGAAATTGCGAAGATAAAAGCAGATGTTCCGGTAAAAAAATTAGTTGAAAGTCCTCTTTTTAAGAGAGAAGTTATTTCTTTGAAAAAATCTTTATTAGAAGTTGGTTCGACAGGGATTATAGCGGAATTTAAACGACAGTCACCATCCAAAGGTATTATAAACGATACAGCTACCATCGCAGAAGTTACCAATGGATATTTAGATGCAAATATTGCAGCACAATCTATTTTAACAGATACTTCGTTTTTTGGGGGAACCATGGCAGATTTGATGGAAGCAAGAATTATCAACCAACAAAAGCCAATTTTAAGAAAAGATTTTATTGTTGATGGATTTCAAATTGTAGAGGCAAAAGCGATTGGTGCTGATGTTATTTTACTAATTGCATCTTGTTTAACTTCCGAAGAATTAAAAAACTATGGAAACCTTGCCACAGATTTCGGAATGGAAGTTCTATATGAAGTGCACTCGCAGCAGGATTTAGACAAGATTAATGATTTGGATAATAAAATTATAGGTATTAATAATAGAAATTTAAAGACTTTTAAAGTGGATTTAGATAATTCTATAAAATTAGCGGATCAAATTCCGGATACTTCTGTAAAAATTTCTGAAAGCGGTATCTCTGACCCAAGAATTATTATGGGTTTAAAAGAATATGGTTTTCAAGGTTTTTTAATTGGTGAAAATTTTATGAAGGAAGAAAATCCAGGGGAAGCTTGTCAAAATTTTATAAATCATATTAGATAGGTATGAAACTGAAAGTTTGCGGAATGAAATTTGTAGAAAATATAGAGCAAGTTGCAGCATTGCAGCCTGACTACTTGGGTTTTATTTTTTATGAAAAATCAAAGAGAAATTTTGAAGGTATTATTCCAGAACTTCCAAAATCTATTCAAAAAACAGGTGTTTTTGTAAATGAATATTCAGAGATTGTAATTTCTTTGGTAGAGGAATATCAGTTAGATGCGATTCAATTGCATGGCGATGAATCTTCGGAATATGTTAAAGAATTACAAAACCAATTAGCGGAAAGAAGAGCCTTATTTATTGAAGAAAATAAACATCAGAAGAAGAAAAAAAATAAACACTTTATTTCGAATGAAGGAGTTAAAATTATTAAAGTTTTTGGGATTAAAGACGAGTTTAATTTCGATGCTTTAAAATCATACCTAGAGTTTGTAGATTTCTTTCTGTTTGATACCAAAGGAAAAGAAAGGGGAGGAAATGGAATTCAATTTGACTGGGCTGTTTTAG
Proteins encoded:
- a CDS encoding phosphoribosylanthranilate isomerase, with amino-acid sequence MKFVENIEQVAALQPDYLGFIFYEKSKRNFEGIIPELPKSIQKTGVFVNEYSEIVISLVEEYQLDAIQLHGDESSEYVKELQNQLAERRALFIEENKHQKKKKNKHFISNEGVKIIKVFGIKDEFNFDALKSYLEFVDFFLFDTKGKERGGNGIQFDWAVLEKYPFEKPFFLSGGIGLKDIPEVQKMINSDLPIYALDVNSKFEIEPGVKKIEELKEFKNNFITSKLK